The Thiogranum longum genome includes a region encoding these proteins:
- a CDS encoding M18 family aminopeptidase, with amino-acid sequence MDSNLNSSLLDFIQRSPTPFHATDNLRSPLLDAGFEELHEAERWQTVTGGRYFVTRNGSSLVAFTLGEQPPSEHGFRMAGAHTDSPCLHIKPQPVTVQQGYYQLGVEVYGGALLNPWFDRDLSIAGRVSYQDSSKKLGHVLVDFKQAVASIPSLAIHLDRDANKSRSINAQKHLPPILMQTDEEGSPPGFRKLLRDTVRKQHPRLDIEEVLEFELSLYDCQPPAQIGLNGDFLAAARLDNLLSCYIGLRALLDSDNSRSKLLVCNDHEEVGSTSACGADGPFLKSVLQRLCSDSESMARCIDRSWMVSVDNAHGIHPNYADKHDGNHGPLLNHGPVIKTNASQRYATNSETAALFRLLCERAGVPVQSFVVRSDMACGSTIGPVTASNIGVRTLDAGVPTFAMHSIRELAGSQDTEYLYKALKEFFVY; translated from the coding sequence ATGGACAGTAACCTGAACTCAAGCCTGCTCGATTTCATCCAGCGCTCACCGACCCCTTTCCACGCCACAGACAATCTGCGCTCACCACTCCTGGATGCCGGTTTTGAAGAACTGCACGAAGCCGAGCGCTGGCAAACCGTTACGGGAGGACGCTACTTTGTTACCCGCAACGGGTCCTCTCTTGTTGCCTTTACACTGGGCGAACAACCCCCATCGGAACATGGCTTCCGCATGGCAGGCGCACATACGGACAGCCCCTGCCTGCACATCAAGCCACAACCCGTGACAGTGCAGCAGGGTTACTACCAGCTGGGTGTTGAAGTATACGGCGGCGCATTGCTCAACCCCTGGTTTGACCGCGACCTGTCTATTGCCGGCCGGGTAAGCTACCAGGATTCCAGCAAAAAACTGGGACATGTACTTGTTGACTTTAAACAGGCCGTCGCCAGCATACCCAGCCTGGCCATACACCTTGATCGGGATGCCAATAAATCACGCAGCATTAATGCACAAAAGCACCTGCCGCCGATCCTGATGCAAACTGATGAGGAGGGCTCCCCGCCAGGTTTCAGGAAACTGCTGCGTGACACGGTTCGCAAGCAACACCCCCGGCTGGATATCGAAGAGGTCCTTGAATTCGAGCTGTCACTCTACGACTGTCAGCCTCCCGCACAAATCGGGCTCAACGGAGACTTTCTTGCTGCAGCACGACTGGACAACCTGCTCAGTTGCTATATCGGACTGCGGGCGTTGCTCGACAGTGACAACAGCCGCTCAAAGCTGCTGGTTTGCAATGACCATGAAGAGGTTGGCAGCACTTCGGCCTGCGGTGCAGACGGCCCGTTCCTGAAGTCGGTTTTACAACGCCTGTGTAGCGACAGCGAATCAATGGCGCGTTGCATTGACCGTTCATGGATGGTTTCTGTCGATAACGCACACGGCATTCACCCGAACTACGCCGACAAACACGATGGTAACCATGGTCCATTGCTGAACCACGGCCCGGTCATTAAAACCAATGCCAGTCAGCGGTACGCCACCAACAGTGAAACGGCAGCACTGTTTCGCCTGCTGTGCGAACGCGCAGGTGTACCCGTCCAGTCTTTCGTGGTACGCAGTGACATGGCCTGTGGCAGCACCATCGGACCTGTAACCGCCAGCAATATCGGTGTTCGCACACTGGATGCAGGTGTTCCGACCTTTGCCATGCACTCCATTCGCGAACTGGCCGGCAGCCAGGATACAGAGTACCTGTACAAGGCACTAAAGGAATTTTTTGTCTACTAA